The Salegentibacter sp. Hel_I_6 region AATACATTAAACCAAGGAAGGGGGTAGTTAGAAAAAATGCAACTGCATTATGCCCGTACCACCATTGCACCAAAGCATCCTGAACCCCGGAATAAACCGAGTAGCTTTTAAACGCGCTAACCGGAATTTCAATATTATTTACAATATGAAGCACCGCTACGGTTACAAATGTGGCAAGGTAAAACCAGATAGCCACATATAAATGGCGCTGCCTTCTCTTTATCATTGTTCCAATTAGGTTAGCGCCAAAAGCTACCCAAACCAATGCAATTGCTATATCTATTGGCCATTCCAGTTCTGCATATTCTTTAGAACTGGTGAAGCCCATAGGTAATGTGATTGCTGCAGCTACAATTATAACCTGCCAACCCCAAAAGTTGAAATTACTTAAGAAATCACTCCACATTCGGGCTTTAAGTAAACGCTGGGTAGAGTAATAGACTCCTGCAAAAATCGCATTTCCAACAAATGCAAATATCACCGCGTTGGTATGTAAAGGTCTTAAACGGCCAAAACTCAGCCAGGAAATTCCGTCCGTGATATTTGGAAATAAAAACATAAAGGCGAGCAACAGCCCAACACTCATACCTATTATACCCCAAAATAGGGTAGCCATCGTAAACTTTTTTACGATTTTATTATCGTAATGAAACTGTTCAATTTCCATAGTTAGTTAGATTTCTTGTTTTTGTTGGAATTGGATTTATCGGATTTTGATTTAACTAATTCATCATCAAAGAGCATCCTCACCGATGGAGTATAAACATCGTCATACTGACCTTTTTTTACTGAAAAAATAAAGGCAATAAAGAAGATTATAGCTACCAGAACACTTAAAGCAAGTAAGAGATAAATGATGTTCATAGAAGATGAATTATTTCAGCAAACTTAAAACTGTGTTAAAATTTAAAATATGATCTAGATCAGGTTTTAGGTGATACAGCATTTAATTTCTTGCCGGCAAAATTTGTTGCCAGGGTGGTAAAAGCCACAATACTTATGGAACTTAGCGGCATTAAAATCGCCGCGATTACCGGCATTAAATTTCCTGTAACCGCAAATGCCAGTCCTACTACATTATAACAAAGGCTTAGTACAAAACTCCATTTGATAATTTTTATACCCTTTTCTGAAAGTTTAAAATATTCGCTCAATTTGGTGAGATTTGATGCTTCAAGGATTCCATCACAAGCGGGGGAGAACACATTAATATTTTCTGAAACCGCAATCCCAACATCGCTTTGCGCAAGTGCACCCGCATCATTAAGTCCGTCGCCTATCATCATTACCGATTTTCCTTCTTCCTGGAGTTTTTTAATAAAATTGAGTTTATCGTCTGGCTTTTGATTGAAGTAAAACTTAGTATTTAACGGCAGCATATTTTCCAGCTTCTCTTTTTCGCCATCGTTATCGCCAGAAAGGATGAATAGCTGTTTATTCTCTCCTAATTCTTTGAATAATTCAGCAAGACCTTCCCGGTAAGAATTCTGAAAAATGTAGCAGCCTTTATATTCTTCGTTGCTACTAATATGCACCGCCGTTTTATTGAGCTCTTTAGTTTCAGTTTGACTTTCCCTCACAAAAGAAGATGAACCAATCTTCATTTTACTGCCATTATTTCCAGAGCTAATTCCTTTCCCAGTATGTTCACTAAATTCATCTAAACTCAGGATATTGTTTTTATCCAGGATCTGATATAGTTGCCTACTAAGTGGATGCCCCGATGCTCTTAAACTGCTGCTAAGCAATTGTTCTTCTTCAGCATTAAGTTTTAAACCTTCGTAGAAAACTTCGGTTTTTTTATTTGAGGTAATCGTTCCGGTTTTATCGAAAACAAGACAATCTATTTTTGCTATTTGTTCAATAACACCGGCTTCTTTTAAGTAAAATTTATTTCTTCCGTAGATGCGTAATAAATTTCCGAGGGTAAACGGTGTAGCTAAAGCAATGGCGCAGGGACATGCGATGATTAGAACCGCGGTAAACACATTTAATGCTATAGAAGGATCGTAAATTAGCCAGAAAAGGGTTGATAGAAATGCTATGCTTAAAACCCCAGCGGTAAAGCGTTTGCTTATTTGATTTATTAAACTTTGAAATTGTCCTTTTTTATCTTTTTTGAAGACTTCATTGCTCCAAAGTTTGGTCAAATAACTCTGGTCTATGGCTTTTATAGCTTCAATCTCCAGGACTCCCCCTTGCTGACGACCACCTGCGTAAAGGGTTTCGCCAGATTCTTTCTTAACCGCTTCTGCTTCCCCGGTTACAAAACTGTAATCTATATTGGCCGCACCCTTTATTAAAACCGAATCTATAGGAATTAACTCTCCGTTTCTTATTAAAACCCTATCTCCGGGCTTCACTTTATAAACCTGAACCTGCTCTTCTATAATTTCTTCGGAAGAACTTTTTGTTATTCTAGTGACCGCCATTGGGAAATAGGATTTGTAATCCCGTTCAAATGAGAGATAGGAATAGGTTTTTTGCTGAAAGAATTTTCCAAGGAGTAAAAAGAAAACCAGTCCTGTGAGACTATCAAAAAATCCTGTACCCAAATCCAGAAAGATTTCTGTGG contains the following coding sequences:
- the ccoS gene encoding cbb3-type cytochrome oxidase assembly protein CcoS; the protein is MNIIYLLLALSVLVAIIFFIAFIFSVKKGQYDDVYTPSVRMLFDDELVKSKSDKSNSNKNKKSN
- a CDS encoding heavy metal translocating P-type ATPase metal-binding domain-containing protein, coding for MSSCFHCGEACKEDHIVFQEKDFCCTGCRTVFEILNESDLTYYYDLQEKPGISPAVSEGKFDFLDNPEIAERLLEFNEHNTQIVNFLIPSMHCSSCIWVLENLGKLNKGVKSAQVDFPKKSVRISFSSEKISLKELVYLLSRIGYEPYISLKDYDEKDHSIDRSLIYKLGVAGFAFGNVMFLSFPEYFEVKEFWLEQFKHLFRWLMFVFSLPVVFYSGSDYFISAYKGLRAKILNIDVPIALGIAVLFIRSTTEIFLDLGTGFFDSLTGLVFFLLLGKFFQQKTYSYLSFERDYKSYFPMAVTRITKSSSEEIIEEQVQVYKVKPGDRVLIRNGELIPIDSVLIKGAANIDYSFVTGEAEAVKKESGETLYAGGRQQGGVLEIEAIKAIDQSYLTKLWSNEVFKKDKKGQFQSLINQISKRFTAGVLSIAFLSTLFWLIYDPSIALNVFTAVLIIACPCAIALATPFTLGNLLRIYGRNKFYLKEAGVIEQIAKIDCLVFDKTGTITSNKKTEVFYEGLKLNAEEEQLLSSSLRASGHPLSRQLYQILDKNNILSLDEFSEHTGKGISSGNNGSKMKIGSSSFVRESQTETKELNKTAVHISSNEEYKGCYIFQNSYREGLAELFKELGENKQLFILSGDNDGEKEKLENMLPLNTKFYFNQKPDDKLNFIKKLQEEGKSVMMIGDGLNDAGALAQSDVGIAVSENINVFSPACDGILEASNLTKLSEYFKLSEKGIKIIKWSFVLSLCYNVVGLAFAVTGNLMPVIAAILMPLSSISIVAFTTLATNFAGKKLNAVSPKT